From the genome of Agromyces intestinalis:
GTTCCTCAATGTGTCGGCCGGCCTCGGCACGTCGATCACGGCGCCGGTGCGCTTCGCGTGCCCGCCCGAAGCGACGCTGCTGACGCTCGTTCCCGCGCCCTGACCGTGGTCGGGAGCCCCGCTTTTCTCGGCTATGCTTGTTGAGGCCGTTCGGCCACCGGGGTGTGGCGCAGCTTGGTAGCGCGCTTCGTTCGGGACGAAGAGGTCGCAGGTTCAAATCCTGTCACCCCGACCAAACGCGAAAGCCCCTCCTCCGGGAGGGGCTTTCGTCGTATGCGGCGGCAGCCGCCGCGGCATCCGTTCGGTCATGGCCGTCCCAATCCTCGATAGGTCCATCCGGCGGCGCGCCAGGCGGTCGGGTCGAGCACGTTGCGTGCGTCGATGATGCGGCGGGCGGTGACGTGGCGGGCGGTCTCGGTGGGGTCGAGGGCGCGGAACGCGTGCCACTCGGTGACGAGTACGACGAGGTCGGCGCCGGTGAGGGCGTGGTCGAGTGAGGTGGTGTAGTCGAGCTGTGGGTGCCTGGCCTGCGCGTTGGCGATCGCTTCGGGGTCGGTGGCGATCACCCGGGCGCCGAGGCCGCGCAGTTGCACGGCCACGTCGAGCGCGGGCGAGTCGCGCACGTCGTCGGAGTCGGGCTTGAACGCCAGGCCCAGCACCGCGACGGTGCGCCCGTACACCGAGCCGCCGAGCAGTTCCAGCGCGAGCTCGACGACGCGGCGGCGGCGGCGCAGGTTGATCGCGTCGACCTCTTTCAGGAACGCCACCGACTCGCCCCGCCCGAGCTCTTCAGCGCGCGCGGTGAACGCCCGGATGTCCTTCGGCAGGCAGCCGCCGCCGAACCCGACGCCGGCGTTCAGGAACCTCCGCCCGATGCGGGCGTCGTGCCCGATCGCGTCGGCGAGCTTCGTGACATCCGCCCCGCTGACCTCGGCGATCTCGGCCATCGCGTTGATGAACGAGATCTTCGTCGCGAGAAACGCGTTCGCCGCGACCTTGACGAGCTCGGCGGTCGCGTAGTCGGTCTCGATCCGCGGCGCACCGGCCTCGACGGCCGCACGGTACACCTGGTCGAGCAGCCGGGTCGACTCGGGGTCATCGACACCGTAGACGAGCCGGTCGGGCTCGAGGGTGTCTTTCACAGCGAACCCCTCACGCAGGAACTCGGGGTTCCACGCGAGCCGCGCGTGCGGGGCGGTCTCGGCGAGCCGGGCCGCGAGCCGGGCCGCCGTGCCCACCGGCACCGTCGACTTGCCCACCACGAGAGCGCCATCAGCGAGGTACGGCACCAGCGCGTCGAACGCGGCATCGACATACGACACGTCGGCCGCGTAGCCGTTCGCCGACTGCGGCGTGCCGACCGCGATGAAATGCACCCGCGCATCCGCGGCATCCGCCATCCCGGTCGAGAAACGCAACCGGCCGCTGCCGGTCGCGCTGCGCAGGATCGCACCCAGACCCGGCTCGAAGAACGGCGCCTCACCCGCGGCGAGCGCCGCGATCTTCCGCTCGTCGACATCGATACCGACGACCTCATGACCGAGCTCGGCCATCGCCGCCGCATGCACCGCGCCAAGATAACCACAGCCGATCACCGAGATGCGCATGTGGTGATTCTCGCAGGTCGTATCCGGGCGCTGAGTGCCGGCTCGTGGACAGTTGGGCAGGTTGGGCGGGCGGGAACACCGAGGGAGCGACTCGTGCGACGATGGTGCGATGCCGCGCCGATTCCGCTTCACCCCCGTCGGATGGCGCGTGCTGCTGCTCCCCTACCTGGTCGCGCTGGCGCTCATCGTGTTTCTGCCCGCGCGCGAAGCCGGCCGTGTGACGGGCATCGTCGGCTGGGCGGCCGATGTGCTCGCAAGCGTGGGCGTGCCGCGCGAACCGGCCGCGACGGCGCTCGAGTTCGGCGCGAACATCGTGCTGTTCGTGCCGTTCGGGGCGCTGCTCGCGCTGGCGTGGCCGCGACTCGGCGCGTGGTCGACGATCGGCATCGGCGCCGCGCTCTCGGTGGTGATCGAACTGGTGCAGCTCGGCATCCCGTCGCGAGTGAGCGCGGTGTCAGACGTGGTGGCGAACACGACCGGTACCGCGATCGGCGTGCTGCTCGTCACGCTGTGGGTGCAGCGTCGCCAGTCGGCCGCTCCGCCCGACCCCGCCCGCTCGCCAGCCGCATGAGCTGCTCGAGCGGCCCGCGCCCGACGAACCGCCGCCACAGCCACGCGAACGCCATCGACCCGACGACCAGGCCGATGAGCAGCGGCCACGAGTCATCCGATCGGAAGCCCCGGTCATCGACGTAGACCGACGCGGCGATGACGAAGAGGTGCGCGGTGTAGATCGTGAGCGGCATCGCACCCATCGCCGTGACGGGTGAACAGACGGCGCGCACGACGCCGGCCACGCGCGGCGCCACGAGTGTGGTGAGTGCGACGGCGACCGCCACTACGACGGCGCAGATGCCGACGTTGCCGACCGCTTGCAGCGACTCCCCCACCGCGGCCTGCAGGTACGCTTCGTCGAGGGTCGCGACATCCGCCATGCCCGCGACCGACTGGCGCAGCAGCGCGACGCCAGGCGCGAGCAAGACCGCACAGGCCGAGGCCCCGACGAGCCCCGACCACAGCACGACCCGTGGCCGGGTGACGCCGAAGCGCGCGATCGCCAGGCCGATCAGCATCACCGGCACCCACTCGATCACCGGGTATGCGCCGGAGAACACCCAGTCGACGGGGATCTGCCAGCCGGTGAGGCGCGCGTCGACGATCCACTGCGCGCGGCTGACGAGCACGGCCACGCCGGGCGCGATGGTCACTCCCGCGATGCCGACCCCGAGCGCGACCCCGCGCGGAACGAAGATCAGCGGCAGCAACAGCAGGAATGCGAGACCGTAGACGTCGAGGATGACGAACACGAGCGGCGCGACGAACCAGGTGATCGCCAGGCCCATCGCGATGAGGATGACCGCGCGGATCGCGATCTGACGGCGCAGCTCGGCACGCGCCGGGCCGCCGAAGCGGCCGGGCGCGGCTGGGATCGGATGCCTCGCCCCGCTCATGAGCCCGAGCCCGATGCCGGCGGTGAGCGCGAACAGCAGCCGAGGGCGCTCGTCGGCGACGCCGATGAGCGCCATCCACGGCTCGGTCGTCACGACCGGTGCGACGTGCGCCACGAACATGCCGATGAGCGCGAGCCCGCGCGCGAGGTCGACGCCGTCGACACGGCGAGCGGATGCCTCGGGCGTGCGCCGACCGGACACTTCGCCCACGCGCCCGACGCTCACGCGGGTCAGCGCACCACGATGGTGGGGCCTTCGAGGTGCGCGAGCACGCCGTGGCTCACCGACCCGAGCAGGAACCGCGCGAGCGCGCCCCGGCCGTGACTGCCCACGACCAGCAGCGACGCGTTCGCGGCCTCGTCGACGAGGGCGGCGACCGGATCCCCTGCGACCACGCGTCGCTCGATCTCGAGGCCCGGATGGGCGGCGACCGTCGCGGCGAGCGAGTCGTCGAGCACTTCTTCGGCCGCGCTGCCGAGCGCGTCGGCACCCACCATCGCGACCCCGTAGCCGTACTCGCCGCCGACCATGACGGCGATGTCCCACGCGTGCACCGCGATGAGGGGCTCGCCGATGCGCTCGGCCTCGGCGGCGGCGAACACCAGGGCCCGATCGGACACCTCGGAACCGTCGACGCCCACGACCACACCGCGCCGAGCGGCAGTGTCGATGTCGGGGATGACGGCGACGGGCACACTGCTCGACGCGGCGATGCGCAGGCTGTTCACCCCGCGACGGCTGGGCCGCTTGCCGCCGTGCCAGTCGCTGCCGACGACGAGCAGGTCGCTGCCGCGCGTGAGGCGCTCGAAGACCTCGGCCGGGTTGCCCTGTTCGAGGTCGGTTACGACCTCGAGGCCGGGCGACTGGGTCTCGGCCGTCGTGCGCGCTGATGCCAGGCAGTCGCGCGCCCGCGACTGGGCCGCCAGCAGCAGCTCGGCATCACCGGTCGCCTCGATCGCCGAATCGACCACGTGCACGAGCCGCAGCCGATGCCCCTGACCCGCGGCCCGTTCGGCCGCCCATCGCACCGCCCGATCGGTCGCGGGCCCGGCCGTGCTCACACCCACCGCGATCTCGCCCATGGAGCCTCCCGTCGTCACCCCCATCTTCGCCATCGGGAGCGGGTTTCGGAAGGAGCAGCGAGCGGATGTCTCGAACGGATGGGTGGGTCGGCGGCGGCGCGGGCGACCGACCGGGCGGTCACGCACACAGACTGCTCAGCCGGCTCGCTCCGCGCGGAGCAAGTCGGCCGGACGGGCAGCCCTCAGGAATCGTTGCGGGACCGACGCACCGTGGTCAGCACCACGATGAGTGCCGCGCCGAGGATCAGCGCACCACCGCCGATCCAGAGCCAGAGCACGGGCAGGTCGAAGCCGGTACCCGACAGACTGCCCGAGGCGCGGGCTGGCGTATCCGCCGGCACGACCGTGAGCGTGCCCGTGGCCACGTACTGCCCGGCCGTCGCGGTGATCGTGTACGTGCCGGGGGTGTTCGACGACACCTGGTACGACACCGTGCCCGTGGCATCCGTCGGACGCGAAGCCGTGGAAGCCTTCAGCACCGCGAGCGTGACGGCATCGGGTGCGGTGGCGGTGCTCGGCGAACTCGGCGCGAGACCGGTGAAGGTCATCGTGCCGACCTGGCCGACCGTCAACGTGACGTTGGTTCCTTGACCGACATAGCCGGTGCCGCCCTCTTGTGCGGTGGCGGTCGCCGGAGCAGCGAGCAACACCGCTGCTGCGACCGCGACGGTCGCGAAGATCTTTCGAATCATGTACCGAACCCCCGTTGTGGTAACAGATCGACGTTGACACCCTCCCCGAAAGGGGCACAACAGGGCCCACGATACGGCAGTGACGGTGAGAGCGCGACCCCCCGCGGCCCAGTCAGCGCAGGGCCGCCCACT
Proteins encoded in this window:
- a CDS encoding UDP-glucose dehydrogenase family protein, whose amino-acid sequence is MRISVIGCGYLGAVHAAAMAELGHEVVGIDVDERKIAALAAGEAPFFEPGLGAILRSATGSGRLRFSTGMADAADARVHFIAVGTPQSANGYAADVSYVDAAFDALVPYLADGALVVGKSTVPVGTAARLAARLAETAPHARLAWNPEFLREGFAVKDTLEPDRLVYGVDDPESTRLLDQVYRAAVEAGAPRIETDYATAELVKVAANAFLATKISFINAMAEIAEVSGADVTKLADAIGHDARIGRRFLNAGVGFGGGCLPKDIRAFTARAEELGRGESVAFLKEVDAINLRRRRRVVELALELLGGSVYGRTVAVLGLAFKPDSDDVRDSPALDVAVQLRGLGARVIATDPEAIANAQARHPQLDYTTSLDHALTGADLVVLVTEWHAFRALDPTETARHVTARRIIDARNVLDPTAWRAAGWTYRGLGRP
- a CDS encoding VanZ family protein gives rise to the protein MPRRFRFTPVGWRVLLLPYLVALALIVFLPAREAGRVTGIVGWAADVLASVGVPREPAATALEFGANIVLFVPFGALLALAWPRLGAWSTIGIGAALSVVIELVQLGIPSRVSAVSDVVANTTGTAIGVLLVTLWVQRRQSAAPPDPARSPAA
- a CDS encoding DUF418 domain-containing protein, producing MGEVSGRRTPEASARRVDGVDLARGLALIGMFVAHVAPVVTTEPWMALIGVADERPRLLFALTAGIGLGLMSGARHPIPAAPGRFGGPARAELRRQIAIRAVILIAMGLAITWFVAPLVFVILDVYGLAFLLLLPLIFVPRGVALGVGIAGVTIAPGVAVLVSRAQWIVDARLTGWQIPVDWVFSGAYPVIEWVPVMLIGLAIARFGVTRPRVVLWSGLVGASACAVLLAPGVALLRQSVAGMADVATLDEAYLQAAVGESLQAVGNVGICAVVVAVAVALTTLVAPRVAGVVRAVCSPVTAMGAMPLTIYTAHLFVIAASVYVDDRGFRSDDSWPLLIGLVVGSMAFAWLWRRFVGRGPLEQLMRLASGRGRAERPTGDAAPTA
- a CDS encoding universal stress protein produces the protein MGEIAVGVSTAGPATDRAVRWAAERAAGQGHRLRLVHVVDSAIEATGDAELLLAAQSRARDCLASARTTAETQSPGLEVVTDLEQGNPAEVFERLTRGSDLLVVGSDWHGGKRPSRRGVNSLRIAASSSVPVAVIPDIDTAARRGVVVGVDGSEVSDRALVFAAAEAERIGEPLIAVHAWDIAVMVGGEYGYGVAMVGADALGSAAEEVLDDSLAATVAAHPGLEIERRVVAGDPVAALVDEAANASLLVVGSHGRGALARFLLGSVSHGVLAHLEGPTIVVR